In the genome of Hyphobacterium sp. CCMP332, one region contains:
- a CDS encoding T9SS type A sorting domain-containing protein has product MKTLKLFIASIFILSLGISSTFASNKVEEMKKEESSLKVAFLPQNIDQMVVSFENSGEDVELSLINANGKNIHTEAISGNGVFAKRYDLSELDKGVYSFQVRKGDNKLERTVVLK; this is encoded by the coding sequence ATGAAAACTTTAAAATTATTTATCGCGTCAATTTTTATCCTAAGTCTGGGAATCTCTTCAACATTTGCAAGTAATAAAGTAGAAGAAATGAAAAAAGAGGAAAGCTCTTTGAAAGTGGCTTTTCTTCCGCAAAACATCGATCAGATGGTCGTAAGTTTTGAAAATAGTGGTGAAGATGTTGAATTAAGTCTTATCAATGCCAATGGTAAAAATATCCACACTGAAGCCATAAGCGGAAACGGTGTTTTCGCAAAACGATACGATCTATCGGAATTGGACAAAGGTGTTTATTCTTTTCAGGTTAGAAAGGGCGACAACAAACTCGAAAGGACAGTCGTGCTCAAATGA
- a CDS encoding glycosyltransferase family 39 protein has translation MNFKYPFLIALLAAILFIPFLGYVHLFDWDEINFAEAAREMLILEDYTRVHIRFLPFWEKPPLFFWLQALSMKIFGVNEFAARFPNALCGMIMLPALYFIGKKLYNAKFGLIWAIVYMGSLFPSFYFQSGIIDPWFNFFIFLSLYFFILSYWKRSGFKDIELKYSHWVYLLMAAVFCGLAVLTKGPVAFLILCLCFFVFWVFKRFRMYVSVPQFLVFILTMIAVTFIWYGVETVKNGPWFIIEFIEYNYRLFKQPDAGHGGFFGYHFVVVFFGCFPASIFLIRGLFPQWHDFEHQKNFKFWMLILFWVVLILFSIVKSKIVHYSSLSYFPLTFMATLVLYQITKKRIAFRHTMRWGIRVIAAVIGLALFVLPFIGMHIEFIQELVKDPFARANMDANPGWTGLESITGLLLILTAYIGSAMLGRKKKMTGILVLFIGTAIVLKLSVLFTIKKIEAYSQLAAIEYYKAHADEDVYIQPIDHKTYANLFYGKLRPEFAPEVEDYSDYEQRTAWENKLLKGDIDKPVYFISKNKSDRRLREAAEFGVKKIGEKNGFVFYKREP, from the coding sequence TTGAATTTCAAATATCCATTTTTGATCGCCCTTTTGGCCGCAATTCTATTTATCCCATTTCTGGGATATGTGCACCTTTTCGATTGGGATGAAATTAATTTTGCAGAAGCTGCAAGAGAAATGCTAATTCTGGAAGATTATACCAGGGTTCACATTCGCTTTTTACCATTTTGGGAGAAACCACCCTTGTTTTTCTGGCTTCAGGCGCTTTCAATGAAGATTTTTGGTGTCAATGAATTTGCAGCGCGATTTCCTAACGCGCTCTGTGGTATGATCATGCTGCCTGCACTTTATTTTATTGGTAAAAAACTTTACAATGCTAAGTTCGGTTTGATTTGGGCGATTGTCTACATGGGTTCATTATTTCCGTCTTTTTATTTCCAATCGGGCATTATCGACCCTTGGTTTAACTTTTTTATTTTTCTAAGTCTTTACTTCTTCATCTTATCCTATTGGAAACGAAGTGGTTTTAAGGACATAGAATTAAAATATTCACATTGGGTCTATTTGCTTATGGCTGCTGTTTTTTGCGGTTTGGCCGTACTGACCAAAGGCCCCGTGGCATTTCTCATTCTCTGTCTATGTTTTTTTGTGTTCTGGGTTTTTAAAAGATTCAGAATGTATGTAAGCGTTCCGCAGTTTCTGGTTTTTATACTGACCATGATCGCGGTAACCTTTATATGGTACGGTGTGGAAACCGTTAAAAACGGCCCCTGGTTTATCATAGAATTTATCGAATACAATTACCGCCTTTTCAAACAACCCGATGCAGGGCATGGAGGCTTTTTTGGTTACCATTTTGTTGTGGTGTTTTTTGGTTGCTTCCCTGCTTCAATTTTTTTAATCAGAGGATTGTTTCCTCAATGGCATGATTTTGAACATCAGAAAAACTTTAAATTCTGGATGTTGATCCTTTTTTGGGTGGTCCTGATATTGTTCAGCATTGTCAAATCCAAGATCGTTCATTACTCTTCCTTGTCCTATTTTCCATTGACCTTTATGGCAACATTGGTTTTGTATCAGATAACCAAAAAGAGAATTGCCTTTCGTCACACCATGCGATGGGGAATACGTGTTATTGCTGCCGTGATAGGTCTGGCTTTGTTCGTTCTGCCATTCATAGGCATGCACATTGAGTTTATTCAGGAATTGGTCAAAGATCCCTTTGCAAGAGCCAATATGGACGCCAACCCGGGCTGGACCGGTTTGGAGTCAATCACAGGGTTATTATTGATTTTGACGGCCTATATCGGCTCTGCTATGCTGGGCAGAAAAAAGAAAATGACAGGTATACTTGTCTTATTCATTGGAACGGCCATTGTACTTAAGCTTTCCGTTCTTTTCACCATCAAGAAAATTGAAGCCTATTCTCAATTGGCAGCCATAGAGTATTATAAAGCGCATGCGGATGAAGATGTTTACATTCAGCCCATTGACCATAAAACCTATGCCAACCTTTTCTATGGAAAACTGCGACCTGAATTCGCACCCGAAGTGGAGGATTACTCCGATTATGAACAGAGAACAGCCTGGGAAAACAAATTATTAAAAGGGGACATTGACAAACCCGTTTATTTTATATCTAAAAACAAATCGGACAGACGTTTGCGTGAAGCCGCTGAATTCGGTGTGAAAAAAATTGGTGAAAAAAACGGTTTTGTCTTTTATAAACGAGAGCCTTAA
- a CDS encoding DUF4097 family beta strand repeat protein, with protein sequence MVKLKLITIAVLSSTIQLIAQNTYELNEEYSINKNGLITLNTNDANISITGSERENVHIEIYRKVETVGAGSDEEFEIKIEERNGNLFIRELRKSEINYWIGYRNIDYRIKLEVPSTVKMVISEDDGDLSISNISGDLDINCEDGDLELNNISARKLNIDIEDGDVEMNKISGFLSLQSEDGDIEANNCSFSKIDLDTEDGDVNIESSLAKDSEYKLETEDGDIKFYISGSGAKLNLNCEDGNISVEGDFNELINKEGQRQIEFGDKSALVYLNTEDGDIKVSR encoded by the coding sequence ATGGTCAAATTAAAACTTATAACAATAGCGGTATTATCAAGCACTATTCAATTAATAGCTCAAAATACCTATGAGCTGAATGAAGAGTATTCCATTAACAAGAATGGATTGATTACATTGAATACCAATGATGCGAACATTAGCATTACAGGTTCGGAACGTGAAAATGTTCATATTGAAATATATAGAAAAGTTGAAACCGTTGGTGCCGGAAGCGATGAGGAATTTGAAATTAAGATTGAAGAAAGAAATGGCAACCTCTTCATCAGGGAATTGAGAAAATCAGAAATTAATTATTGGATAGGTTATAGAAACATCGACTATAGAATTAAACTCGAAGTTCCATCTACAGTAAAAATGGTCATTTCTGAAGATGATGGCGATTTGAGCATAAGTAATATTTCAGGTGATCTGGATATCAATTGCGAAGACGGCGATCTTGAACTGAATAATATATCGGCGAGAAAATTAAATATAGATATCGAAGATGGAGATGTTGAAATGAACAAGATATCCGGTTTTCTTTCCCTCCAATCAGAAGATGGCGACATCGAAGCAAATAACTGTTCATTTAGCAAAATTGATCTCGACACCGAGGATGGAGATGTAAATATTGAGAGCAGCCTGGCCAAAGATTCAGAATATAAATTGGAAACCGAAGACGGTGATATCAAATTTTATATTTCAGGTAGCGGTGCAAAACTGAATTTGAATTGTGAGGATGGCAACATCAGCGTTGAAGGAGATTTCAATGAACTAATAAACAAGGAAGGACAAAGACAAATTGAATTCGGCGATAAATCGGCCTTGGTCTACCTCAATACCGAAGATGGTGATATCAAAGTGTCCAGATAG
- a CDS encoding c-type cytochrome, which yields MKKIVKIIGLGVLFLLVVIAGFLIYVASSDIPHYEVKRIEFTAKSSPEIIARGEKLSLMLCANCHMNRETMKLTGKRMPDMPPEFGEIFSQNITQDKINGIGNWTDAELLFLLRTGIKKDGQYSPPYMPKLPTMADEDINAIIAFLRSDNHMVQADPSVDIPPRPSFLTKFLSRVAFKPFPMPEEAIEMPDTSNSIELGKYLAHNLDCFACHSADFKTNNYLDPPLSEGYFGGGNELLDLEGKTKISSNLTPDKETGIGYWSKAEFIEAVKYGRKKGQKPLQYPMVPYTQLSDKEVAAIYDYLQSLPPISNKIERAI from the coding sequence ATGAAAAAAATAGTTAAAATTATTGGTTTGGGCGTTCTCTTTTTATTGGTAGTAATCGCAGGTTTTTTGATCTATGTTGCAAGTAGTGATATTCCCCATTACGAAGTGAAAAGGATTGAATTCACCGCTAAAAGTTCTCCTGAAATAATAGCCCGTGGAGAAAAACTTAGTCTAATGCTTTGCGCCAATTGCCATATGAATCGTGAAACAATGAAACTGACGGGAAAGCGTATGCCGGATATGCCACCTGAGTTCGGAGAGATATTTTCACAAAACATAACTCAGGATAAAATAAATGGAATTGGCAATTGGACAGATGCCGAACTTTTGTTTTTATTGAGAACAGGAATAAAAAAAGATGGGCAGTACAGCCCTCCCTATATGCCCAAACTGCCAACAATGGCGGATGAGGATATCAATGCAATCATCGCATTTCTCCGGTCGGATAATCACATGGTACAGGCCGATCCGAGTGTTGACATACCTCCCAGACCATCTTTTTTGACAAAATTTCTCAGCCGTGTGGCATTCAAACCATTTCCTATGCCAGAAGAGGCAATAGAAATGCCCGATACAAGTAATTCAATAGAATTAGGTAAGTATTTGGCTCATAATCTCGATTGCTTTGCATGTCATTCTGCAGATTTCAAAACCAATAACTATTTAGACCCGCCTTTGAGCGAGGGCTATTTTGGTGGTGGAAATGAATTGTTGGACTTAGAAGGGAAAACCAAAATTAGTTCAAACCTAACACCAGATAAGGAAACAGGTATAGGCTACTGGAGCAAAGCTGAATTTATTGAAGCCGTTAAATATGGAAGAAAAAAAGGCCAAAAACCTCTGCAATACCCTATGGTTCCATATACCCAGTTAAGTGATAAGGAAGTGGCGGCCATTTATGATTATTTGCAATCTTTGCCGCCTATCTCAAATAAAATAGAACGCGCAATTTAA
- a CDS encoding NAD(P)-dependent alcohol dehydrogenase: MKAAYYTKYGGPDVLEVREVEKPKPVDDEILVKVKACTVNRTDDHNLSGKPWVMHLTVGMFEPRKKIPGTDFAGVIEESGKNVHGFIPGDRVWGFKDGILSSQAEYFCINPKKNVLKIPENIDFQTAVASAEAAHYAYYFYNKIKNWQDCRIMIHGGTGAIGSALLQMVKYRGAFVCATCRPEHKERVKSLGADQIINYEKEDFTQQDSQYDFVFDAVGKSSFGACNKILKPHGVYASSELGPGNENLYLPLTTALFSKKKVKFPLPFDVNKSLSFVSQILSEGKFNPLIDRVYTLDQIKEAYAYVISGQKVGNVILNMP, encoded by the coding sequence ATGAAAGCAGCTTATTACACAAAATATGGCGGTCCTGATGTATTGGAAGTTCGGGAGGTGGAAAAACCAAAACCTGTTGATGATGAAATACTGGTAAAGGTCAAAGCCTGTACCGTGAATCGCACCGATGACCATAATTTAAGCGGTAAACCCTGGGTCATGCATCTGACGGTTGGAATGTTTGAACCGCGAAAAAAAATACCGGGAACAGATTTTGCCGGAGTTATTGAAGAGAGCGGTAAAAATGTACATGGTTTTATTCCAGGCGATCGGGTGTGGGGTTTCAAAGATGGCATATTGTCTTCTCAGGCAGAATATTTCTGTATCAATCCCAAAAAAAATGTGCTCAAAATTCCCGAAAACATCGATTTTCAAACAGCTGTTGCTAGTGCCGAGGCAGCGCATTATGCCTATTATTTTTACAATAAAATTAAGAACTGGCAAGATTGCCGTATCATGATACACGGAGGAACGGGCGCCATAGGTTCAGCCCTTTTGCAAATGGTAAAATATCGTGGTGCTTTTGTCTGTGCCACTTGTAGGCCGGAGCATAAAGAAAGGGTCAAATCCCTCGGAGCTGACCAAATAATTAATTACGAAAAAGAAGATTTTACCCAACAAGACAGCCAATACGATTTTGTGTTTGACGCCGTCGGTAAAAGTTCATTTGGTGCTTGTAATAAAATTTTAAAACCCCATGGCGTATATGCTTCAAGCGAATTGGGGCCGGGCAATGAAAATCTTTATTTGCCTCTGACTACTGCACTATTCAGCAAAAAAAAGGTGAAATTCCCTCTTCCTTTTGACGTTAATAAAAGTCTGAGCTTTGTGTCTCAAATCTTGAGCGAAGGAAAGTTCAATCCACTTATAGACAGGGTTTATACTCTGGATCAGATTAAAGAGGCCTATGCCTATGTTATTAGCGGGCAGAAAGTGGGGAACGTAATCCTAAACATGCCTTAG
- a CDS encoding DUF2807 domain-containing protein produces MKYKTLFAFLLLSTFASARDLEKRALSYFDEIKISGNLRVELVHSDTLGIEIYDICCSMSEIKIDQTGSLLKINNDKGLINDNDFDIVIYYTTLDNIIVQRGAQLQCREDINGNSLNIAAYSGSNINLGVSLDYLDIMVSAGSSAHINGNVDYLKANVNTGASLEMERTNSRKAEVKALTGGMMTCSVKDEIKAIAGTGGSIEFIGNPRITDLDTHLGGSISCNKRSVK; encoded by the coding sequence ATGAAATACAAAACACTATTCGCATTTTTATTATTATCCACTTTTGCTTCTGCTCGTGATTTAGAAAAAAGAGCTCTGAGTTATTTCGATGAAATAAAAATCAGCGGAAATCTCAGAGTTGAACTCGTTCATTCAGACACCCTTGGTATTGAAATTTATGATATCTGTTGTTCCATGTCTGAAATAAAGATTGATCAGACGGGCAGTTTATTGAAAATCAACAATGACAAGGGTTTGATCAATGACAATGATTTTGATATTGTGATTTACTATACCACGCTTGACAACATTATAGTTCAAAGAGGTGCACAATTGCAATGTCGTGAAGATATCAATGGTAATTCTCTAAATATCGCGGCCTATTCAGGATCAAATATAAATTTGGGAGTATCGCTGGACTATCTCGACATAATGGTTAGCGCAGGAAGTTCGGCTCATATTAACGGTAATGTGGATTACCTCAAAGCCAATGTCAATACGGGTGCTTCTCTTGAAATGGAAAGGACAAATTCCAGAAAGGCCGAGGTCAAGGCGCTCACAGGAGGCATGATGACCTGCAGTGTGAAAGATGAAATAAAAGCAATTGCGGGAACAGGAGGCAGCATTGAGTTTATTGGGAATCCGCGTATTACGGATCTCGATACCCATTTAGGCGGATCGATTTCTTGCAATAAACGATCAGTAAAGTAA
- a CDS encoding SRPBCC domain-containing protein, translating into MAIIRVEAKVKADIKAVWNKWTKGEHVVHWNFASQDWECPQAENDLKEKGVFDYRMQAKDGSFGFNFTGRHLRIVPFQLIESELDDGRLMKVSFEKQGNEVMVIEEFEAESSNSIELQKQGWQAILDNFANYASD; encoded by the coding sequence ATGGCAATAATAAGAGTTGAAGCAAAAGTCAAAGCAGATATCAAAGCCGTTTGGAATAAATGGACCAAAGGTGAACATGTTGTGCATTGGAATTTTGCCAGTCAGGATTGGGAATGTCCGCAAGCGGAAAACGATCTGAAAGAAAAAGGTGTATTTGACTATCGCATGCAAGCCAAAGATGGAAGTTTTGGATTCAATTTTACAGGCAGACACCTTCGAATTGTTCCATTTCAACTAATTGAGTCCGAACTGGATGACGGCAGGTTAATGAAGGTGAGTTTTGAAAAACAAGGCAATGAAGTTATGGTAATTGAAGAGTTTGAAGCGGAAAGCAGCAATTCCATAGAACTACAAAAACAGGGGTGGCAGGCTATTCTCGATAATTTTGCCAATTATGCTTCAGATTAA
- a CDS encoding glycosyltransferase family 2 protein encodes MYKGKKVVVVMPAYNAAKTLQKTLEEVEKQLVDEVVLVDDHSKDNTAELAKELGIEHVIRHDDNKGYGGNQKTCYNRALEIGGDIIIMVHPDYQYTPLLIPAMTSIIGNDLFPVVFGSRILGKGALRGGMPIYKYIANRILTFFQNLMMNEKLGEYHTGYRAYSREVLESIDYNKLSDDFIFDNQIIAQIFNKKYQIGEITCPTKYFPEASSINIKRSSIYGLGVIGVSIRYFLHKSGLLKWTLLK; translated from the coding sequence ATGTACAAGGGAAAAAAAGTAGTAGTGGTCATGCCGGCCTACAATGCTGCTAAAACGCTTCAAAAAACTTTAGAAGAAGTTGAAAAACAGCTGGTTGACGAAGTGGTCTTGGTAGATGATCACAGCAAAGACAACACAGCTGAACTCGCCAAGGAATTAGGTATAGAACATGTGATCAGACATGACGATAATAAAGGCTATGGCGGGAACCAAAAAACATGTTATAACCGTGCTTTGGAAATAGGAGGGGACATTATCATCATGGTACACCCCGATTATCAATACACACCCTTGTTGATTCCTGCCATGACCTCCATAATTGGAAATGATTTATTTCCTGTCGTTTTCGGTTCAAGAATCCTTGGAAAAGGGGCCTTGAGAGGAGGGATGCCTATTTATAAATACATCGCGAATCGAATTCTCACCTTTTTTCAAAATTTAATGATGAACGAAAAATTGGGGGAATACCATACAGGATACAGGGCCTACTCCCGAGAAGTGCTGGAGTCGATCGATTACAATAAACTCTCCGACGACTTTATTTTTGACAATCAGATCATTGCCCAGATTTTTAATAAAAAATATCAGATTGGCGAGATTACCTGTCCCACTAAATATTTTCCCGAGGCCAGTTCTATAAATATTAAAAGAAGTTCAATTTACGGTTTAGGGGTCATTGGTGTATCTATACGGTATTTTCTTCACAAATCGGGATTGCTTAAATGGACTTTGCTCAAATAG
- a CDS encoding sigma-70 family RNA polymerase sigma factor — MKLFRLNRPLSEYSDAELLDKFAEDENIEYSAELFLRYKDLIYGVGLKYLKNANDSRDMSMEVFEELHKKLANHKVQNFKSWLYVLVRNHCLMQLRSSQKHVETKLSKKNEGIHVEKPLELHPIEEREIKYQQLESAIDELEDKQAQCLKMFYYEEMSYQDIADKTGYEIKKVKSYIQNGKRNLKGKLE, encoded by the coding sequence TTGAAACTATTTAGACTAAACCGGCCACTAAGTGAATACAGCGATGCAGAGCTGCTTGATAAATTTGCTGAAGATGAGAATATTGAATATTCCGCTGAGTTGTTTCTTCGATACAAGGATCTTATTTACGGTGTAGGTCTCAAATACCTTAAAAATGCCAATGATTCCAGAGACATGAGTATGGAAGTTTTTGAAGAACTTCATAAAAAACTAGCGAATCACAAGGTTCAAAATTTCAAATCCTGGCTTTATGTATTGGTTCGAAACCACTGTCTGATGCAATTGAGATCGAGTCAAAAACATGTAGAAACCAAACTTTCTAAAAAAAATGAAGGAATTCATGTGGAAAAACCATTGGAATTGCATCCTATAGAAGAAAGGGAAATTAAGTACCAGCAATTGGAATCGGCCATTGATGAATTGGAAGATAAACAAGCGCAATGTTTAAAGATGTTCTACTATGAAGAAATGAGCTATCAGGACATTGCAGACAAAACAGGATATGAAATAAAAAAGGTGAAAAGTTATATACAAAACGGAAAAAGAAATTTGAAAGGAAAACTGGAGTGA
- a CDS encoding lysophospholipid acyltransferase family protein, with translation MRQKILFYLLLPLLITISYLPFRFLYLLSDLLCFIIKDIISYRKSTVIENLKMAFPKKTEKEIKVISDKFYSYFSDFILEIIKLYSISAKKLKKHISFEDKSILEEHYKKGKSVILVLGHLGNWEWAGPGAGLDLPFVFQAIYKRLLNPYFDKLVLRLRSRLGPELLEMKSAPRSMLMDKNRITCTAFPMDQRPPPEYAYWTTFMHRDAGFFMGPEKIARKMGYPVIYAKVERVKRGFYKMHVREITDNAGNMKEGEVIEAFVRQLEKDIELSPELYLWSHKRWKHDRPIASRHSKKDV, from the coding sequence ATGCGGCAAAAAATTCTTTTCTATCTACTTCTGCCATTGCTGATCACTATTTCGTATTTGCCATTCCGGTTTTTATACCTGCTTTCGGATTTGCTCTGTTTTATTATTAAAGATATCATCTCCTATCGGAAATCCACGGTCATTGAAAATCTGAAAATGGCATTTCCAAAAAAAACAGAAAAGGAAATCAAAGTCATAAGTGATAAATTTTACTCCTATTTCAGCGATTTTATATTGGAGATCATTAAACTCTATTCCATCTCTGCAAAGAAACTTAAAAAGCACATCAGTTTTGAAGATAAAAGCATTTTGGAAGAACATTATAAAAAGGGCAAGTCGGTGATTCTTGTGCTAGGCCATTTAGGCAATTGGGAATGGGCAGGGCCGGGCGCCGGACTTGATTTGCCATTTGTATTTCAAGCCATTTATAAACGTCTTTTAAATCCATATTTTGACAAATTGGTCCTTAGGTTACGCTCCCGTTTGGGGCCCGAGCTTTTGGAAATGAAAAGTGCTCCCAGAAGCATGCTGATGGATAAAAACAGAATCACCTGTACGGCATTTCCAATGGATCAGCGGCCGCCGCCTGAATACGCCTATTGGACCACTTTTATGCACAGGGATGCCGGTTTTTTTATGGGGCCTGAAAAAATTGCCCGTAAAATGGGATACCCTGTGATCTATGCAAAAGTGGAGAGGGTAAAAAGAGGTTTTTATAAAATGCATGTACGGGAAATTACCGATAATGCAGGAAATATGAAAGAAGGAGAAGTTATAGAAGCTTTTGTCAGACAATTGGAAAAAGACATAGAATTATCTCCTGAACTATATCTCTGGTCGCATAAGCGATGGAAACACGATAGACCGATTGCGAGTCGTCACTCCAAGAAGGATGTGTAG
- a CDS encoding DUF4386 domain-containing protein, giving the protein MMSIRKTAIIAGILWIVQLLTASISYSVILDPILWGGNFLADISVNQSSAKTAMFLDLFCGASVLGIAVILYPIFKKYSERIAIWYVGLRVIEFGTIIIQGILLLSLISVSHEFVQATTPQSSYLEILGKTIRQQRDWTQNMTIISFCLGAFMLYYLFFKTKLVPRFISIWGLIAVLLLFTQMILLTFGDTLRMVLMIPMGLNELFLGFWLIFKGFNSHVTYNK; this is encoded by the coding sequence ATGATGTCAATCAGAAAAACTGCAATAATTGCGGGGATTTTATGGATAGTTCAATTGCTAACTGCAAGTATAAGCTATAGTGTAATATTAGATCCTATTTTATGGGGGGGGAATTTTCTTGCCGATATTTCAGTTAATCAATCCTCGGCTAAAACAGCAATGTTTTTAGACTTATTTTGTGGAGCATCTGTATTAGGAATAGCAGTAATTTTATATCCAATATTTAAAAAATATAGTGAACGAATTGCGATTTGGTATGTCGGATTAAGAGTGATTGAATTTGGAACTATCATTATACAAGGAATCCTTCTTCTTTCCTTAATTTCAGTTAGCCATGAATTTGTGCAAGCAACTACCCCACAATCTTCCTATTTGGAAATTTTAGGAAAAACAATTCGACAACAAAGAGATTGGACACAAAATATGACTATCATCTCCTTTTGTTTGGGTGCTTTTATGCTTTATTATTTATTTTTTAAAACAAAACTTGTCCCTCGTTTTATCTCTATTTGGGGACTAATAGCTGTTTTACTTCTATTTACCCAAATGATTTTGCTAACTTTTGGAGACACTTTAAGAATGGTTCTTATGATCCCCATGGGATTAAATGAACTATTTTTAGGATTTTGGTTGATATTTAAAGGATTTAATTCACACGTTACTTATAATAAATAA
- a CDS encoding NAD-dependent epimerase/dehydratase family protein: MKVLITGATGMIGKGVLLECLDHPQIDKVITIGRSALGMQHSKLEEIIHKDFKDYSSIKDKLQNIDAAYLCMGISAAGLSEAEYREITYEYTISLAKTLLESNPEMTCTYVSGQGTDSSEKGRIMWARVKGKTENDLLNMGFKQAYMYRPGMIIPLKGIKSKTKLYQFMYDYFMWLVKLVKFIAPKTVVNTTQIGQSMINVTLNGFGKKILNPGDIIESQKLRVKS, encoded by the coding sequence ATGAAGGTATTAATAACTGGCGCAACGGGAATGATTGGGAAAGGTGTTTTGCTTGAATGCCTGGATCATCCTCAAATAGATAAGGTAATCACTATAGGACGTTCGGCATTGGGTATGCAGCATTCTAAGCTCGAAGAGATTATCCATAAAGATTTTAAGGATTACAGCAGCATTAAAGATAAATTACAAAACATTGATGCGGCTTATCTGTGCATGGGTATTAGTGCAGCTGGCCTGAGCGAAGCGGAATACCGGGAAATCACCTATGAATATACCATCAGTCTTGCCAAAACATTGCTGGAATCAAATCCTGAAATGACCTGCACCTATGTTTCCGGTCAGGGTACGGATTCTTCGGAAAAAGGACGAATTATGTGGGCGAGGGTAAAAGGTAAAACCGAAAACGATCTTTTAAATATGGGTTTTAAGCAGGCCTACATGTATCGTCCCGGAATGATCATTCCATTAAAAGGCATTAAGTCAAAAACCAAATTGTATCAGTTCATGTACGATTATTTTATGTGGTTGGTCAAACTGGTCAAATTTATCGCTCCTAAAACGGTGGTCAATACGACTCAAATAGGGCAATCAATGATTAATGTGACTTTGAATGGATTTGGAAAAAAGATTTTGAATCCGGGAGATATTATTGAAAGTCAAAAGTTAAGAGTTAAGAGTTAA